Proteins found in one Nitrosopumilus maritimus SCM1 genomic segment:
- a CDS encoding THUMP domain-containing protein, which yields MNLIVTCARHLEPETEEELRGFLDEFGDSDPKVTITSMSGILTAETKLDPVEVVRKIKETLLDEPWSVRYCLRIIPIQRVVETKIEEIEKVVEEFSDGISKDEKYRISIEKRNSDMSSQDIITKIASKIKSQVSLEFPDKVVLIEILGNKTGISVLKKSDILSTEKTKRSMSE from the coding sequence ATGAATCTGATAGTGACATGTGCCAGACATCTAGAGCCAGAGACAGAAGAGGAATTGAGGGGATTTTTAGATGAATTTGGAGATTCTGATCCCAAGGTTACAATCACAAGCATGTCAGGAATTCTTACTGCTGAAACGAAACTAGATCCAGTAGAGGTGGTACGAAAGATAAAAGAGACACTCCTTGATGAGCCATGGAGTGTCAGATACTGTTTGAGAATCATTCCAATTCAGAGAGTTGTGGAGACAAAGATAGAAGAGATTGAGAAAGTTGTCGAAGAGTTTTCTGATGGAATATCAAAAGATGAAAAATACAGAATATCTATTGAGAAAAGAAACTCAGACATGTCCAGTCAGGATATAATTACAAAAATTGCAAGCAAGATAAAAAGTCAGGTCTCACTGGAATTTCCAGACAAGGTTGTTTTAATTGAGATTTTAGGCAACAAGACTGGAATTTCTGTGCTAAAAAAATCAGACATTTTGAGTACAGAGAAAACTAAACGCAGTATGTCAGAGTAA
- the cgi121 gene encoding KEOPS complex subunit Cgi121, with the protein MITVKLVGGAKKSFSTEKLEFEKSNITIQELIDLLLETKPNDSPELDTENILIAVNGVDSSALEGKSTMIKNDDVVSIIPVIHGGASKKLLYKILSKQIQVVQIKGQKNIDVKFLDDLREKFPKIQLQAISSKFVLNSSHLKKILSLSLESQKNDVLLSNKLETDILMRFAISKQISAAIASAGIKPKTDFLLIAIGNKTSLDSLYKQVSPQSIPLFSKNNEAFLKKSFDISKKQIDSVYSKNPLEDILVETAAVLL; encoded by the coding sequence ATGATTACTGTAAAACTTGTTGGCGGTGCCAAAAAGTCTTTTTCAACTGAAAAGTTAGAATTTGAAAAATCAAACATTACTATTCAAGAACTAATTGACTTGTTATTGGAAACAAAACCAAACGATTCTCCAGAGTTGGATACTGAAAATATCTTGATTGCAGTAAATGGTGTTGATTCTTCTGCACTAGAAGGAAAATCAACTATGATAAAAAATGATGATGTAGTTAGTATCATTCCTGTAATTCATGGAGGTGCTTCAAAAAAACTGCTCTACAAGATACTCTCAAAACAGATTCAAGTTGTACAAATCAAAGGCCAAAAGAATATTGATGTAAAATTCCTCGATGACTTGAGAGAAAAATTCCCTAAAATCCAACTTCAGGCAATATCAAGCAAATTTGTACTAAATAGTTCTCATCTCAAAAAGATTCTATCTCTTTCACTAGAGTCTCAAAAAAATGATGTTTTACTCTCAAACAAACTTGAAACTGATATTCTGATGCGTTTTGCAATATCAAAACAAATCTCTGCTGCAATTGCATCTGCAGGAATAAAACCCAAGACTGATTTTCTCTTAATTGCAATTGGAAACAAAACTAGTCTTGATTCTCTGTACAAACAAGTGTCACCACAATCTATTCCACTATTTTCAAAAAATAACGAAGCATTCCTCAAAAAGTCATTTGACATCTCAAAAAAACAAATTGACTCTGTTTATTCCAAAAATCCCCTAGAAGATATTCTAGTAGAAACGGCAGCAGTCTTACTCTGA
- a CDS encoding TatD family hydrolase — MTWSFDSHIHLSDPQYVPDMDFILQEMNSLKIKACCVSMDVQNSQETLELAKKSELVLPFIGIHPECANDELEKVVTMIDENHETITGVGEIGLDPTYTNNDEDTKRQTIVFETLLSCAEKYNKPVSIHSRKSLDDVFQVMTSYDTKHALLHWFDGSKKQLAKAMDMGFYVSFGPVMVYANDKQVLLSKCDESKILVETDGPVRFSRCFEMKSADIGFIPSVIFCASKVLGKSFDETVSLLEKNSNAYLGI, encoded by the coding sequence ATGACTTGGTCCTTTGATTCTCATATTCATCTCTCTGATCCTCAATATGTCCCTGACATGGATTTTATTTTACAGGAAATGAATTCCTTGAAGATCAAAGCATGTTGTGTATCAATGGATGTGCAAAATTCTCAAGAAACATTGGAGCTTGCAAAAAAAAGTGAACTTGTTTTACCATTTATTGGAATTCATCCCGAGTGTGCAAATGACGAACTAGAAAAAGTTGTAACTATGATTGATGAGAATCATGAAACTATTACAGGAGTTGGAGAGATTGGATTGGATCCAACCTATACTAATAACGATGAAGACACTAAAAGACAAACTATAGTCTTTGAAACTTTGTTATCTTGTGCTGAGAAATACAACAAACCAGTGTCAATTCATTCAAGGAAGAGCTTGGATGATGTATTTCAAGTCATGACCTCATATGATACCAAACATGCTTTGCTTCACTGGTTTGATGGAAGCAAAAAACAACTTGCAAAGGCCATGGATATGGGATTCTATGTCTCATTTGGTCCTGTAATGGTCTATGCTAATGACAAACAGGTATTGTTGTCAAAATGTGATGAATCAAAAATTCTAGTTGAAACTGATGGTCCTGTTAGATTCTCTAGATGCTTTGAGATGAAATCAGCCGATATTGGCTTTATTCCAAGTGTAATCTTTTGTGCCTCAAAAGTTCTAGGCAAATCATTTGATGAGACTGTATCACTGCTAGAAAAAAATTCCAACGCATATCTTGGAATATAG
- a CDS encoding histone family protein, with translation MKSSELGLSAMYRILKKAGAERVSDESADELRRVIEEVANGIAKSAVDMASHAGRKTVKGEDVKLASKPFNKF, from the coding sequence ATGAAATCATCAGAATTGGGACTATCTGCAATGTACAGAATTCTAAAAAAAGCAGGTGCTGAAAGAGTCAGTGACGAATCTGCTGATGAACTAAGAAGAGTTATCGAAGAGGTGGCAAACGGCATTGCAAAGAGTGCAGTAGATATGGCTTCTCATGCAGGCAGAAAGACTGTAAAGGGAGAAGACGTAAAATTGGCCTCAAAACCATTTAACAAATTCTAA